The DNA segment GGAGTTGATCCAGTCCTTCACCCTTTCTAGCTGCTGTTGAGACTCAACCGGATCCTGTGTGTCATCTTGAAACATTTCACAGGTAGGTGATATTAGAGGAAGCTTTTCCTATTCAGTAAAGTCAAGTTTTTGCGCtaatattttataatggttCACCTTCATCAACCTCTCCATCATCATCCTCTTGTTTCTCTGTTAGATCAACAGGTTTACTCAGTTTAGTGATAAACTTAACTAGACTGTCACATCATACTAAGATTTGTTGTAAGTCATCATTACCTACTGGCGCCAGAAGGAATTGAGTTTCTTTTGTTTGACTTatctggaaaaaaaagaaaaaaaacagattacGTTTTAGGCAAACCACGTAGAATGTAAAGATAGAGTAAAAAGCAGAAAAATGACTGTTAACCTCGCTATCTGAATCAGAAGGCTGCTCATCATGTACAGAATTAGGTCCTGTACTCTTTCCATCATCTTGCATGTCATCATTTTCATCCGCACAAGGATCAAGAACGCTCTTGACCTGCACAGATCATCCACATGAGTAGACATCATAAGACGCTATATGTGTAGCgagttacatatttttaatcaCATTACCTTAAGCGTTAACACGAGATGTTTGCTGTTAACATTCCCAACTTCCATTCTCAGAGGATCCTTCGTCCAGACATGCTGAGCTTCTTCTTCTGTACAGCCTCTGAAGAAAGGTGGCTCGTAATCTGGTGGCTGCAAAAAGATTCAAGTAACAGATGTCAGTCTTTCTTCTGAGCATTCAATCATGCAGAGTGGAGCAAAGTGAGATCAAATGAACAGCATTGACATTTTTcgtaaagaaagaaaaaaaattgtatgtaaACACAACCAAAAAAGGCTGTATGTGCGTAACAAGAGTATAGAACTTATAAGTAAAGTAGGAGTTCACAAGCGCAGAATCTGATTGCTTGATATCAGTGTTGATATGGCAAGAGTCATTACAATAAAGACGctctattcaaaaaaaaaaaaaaataataatatcaccAATGTTTATCGAACTTATGAATGCTATAACCATACCGTGATATCATCGTAGTACATAAGCTTCATCACTATGGTGCGCTGGAGCAGAAACAAAAAAGAGTAAACTCTATCATCAGCAATTTGGAAACTGATGTAAATGGAATAGACGTGAAGGATACTTAAAATATTCATCACCTTGTCTGGCATTTTGTCGAGGGTCCTCATCAACTGAACTAGTGTGCGAACCATTTTGCAAGCTGAACTCCTGATTTCAGCACAATCACGAAAATTACAAAGCATGTCAGGGAAGACAAAACCATTTAGACCTGAAAAATATCTTAACACAGTGCACACCTCATTTGATTTTGGGTAATGTCAGCAGTGGAGTTAAAAGTTCCTCCATGTTTCTTAGTTCCAGTACGACTGATGTTCATCCTGACATCTTGGCTATCAGAATCCGAATAGCTGAAATTGACTGCAGTAACACAGGCACTTCATCAAAATCAACAACGGATGAttcatacatataaaaatagaaagttGTGAGCTATCAATCAATCGTATAATCCAACAGCAAACCACACTTTTTAACAAAGCTAATCAAACCATCTCGCCAGAACTTACATGAGTATTCCTCAATCATCGGACCCTCTACTGATTCGCATATGCAGAACATGAGCGTCTTCAAATACTTCTTCTGTAGCGCATCGTAGACACCTAGATCCAGTGACGAGAACACAATCAGTTGAAAAGAAGAGTACTAAAATGCTAAAATCATTAGTATACAAAAAACCTTTCTCCATCCAGTCAATCAATCGGCGTGATTCAGGATCAATAGGCAACAGCTTCTTGATCTTCATATCTGTTTCAAAATCATCAGCCAGTTATTATTTATCTATAGTTATATAAATCGAACCAAGCGATCTCAGATTATTAGCTTCGTACCTAAAGCAGGAACCGATTTATCATTGAAGTAGTTCTCGGGAAAGAGACCCCTGATGTAGCTGATGTTGAAGATAGCTATACGCAGCAGATTCCTAGTCTATTTCAACAAAAATCAACACCAACACAACGACGTCAGTGTTTAACGCGCATTAACGAAGAAACAGTTCACGATTCTTTTCGAATCAAGCCAACAACATAATGTATCGCAGCGACTTGAAACGTAATCAATGTACGAAACAGTATAAGTGATCTAAATCTAGATAATCTGCCAAAATCACGAGGAAGCAACGAGCCATTTTCACAAAAATCAAGAGACGAAATCTCCATCACATCTCTCATCTCTAGATGATAAACGAAGACCAAAATACATTCCGATGATGAACGTAAAACAAAAATCCATATCTAGATGATTAACGCGAACTGATGGAGATCAGTAAACTTCGAAAACAACAAGTAAGTAACGAGAAACGGAAACGAAAGCTCGATGAAGGCGGTTTGCTTAGCTTACCAGAAGGAGCGAGTCCTGCTCGGTGATCTCAGCTTCCTTGAGCTTCTGAGCCATTACCTGAggaaagtagaagaagaagagaatcagATTCGAGAACTAGAGACGAAGCGAAAACTTCACCCAGGTTAGGATAAATCGATGATCGGCTTTCCTCTTTACTCACCATTTTCGAGAGGTTTGGAGTGGAGAAGAAGATTCGTTTCCGCTAGTAAACTTAGAGATAGAAAGAGAGaggaaaatttcgaaaaaataaattgaaatggGAGTGAGAGAGAAAGCGAGTTTCACAGTTTATAGGGAGATGGATATTTAGGGGCAAAGTTGGTATTTTAGGAAGATAGTAGGGGTAATATAGACCGATTTCATCTAACTTCCTATAGGCTAAAACAGTCACGCACAAGCGCTACCCAAATCAGTTGCTCTGAGCGGACCCCACCTCAGGGGTTTCGAAATTTTttgagtattgttttaaaaattattaaggAAAAGTACCTCAActttatgaaaaatttaaaagcccctaacttttttttgtaaatataattaaacaatGCCTACGTAACAAACTTAATTTTGTGAGAAGTATAACatctttttatcaataaaacatGTCGTTTTTACTGTTACACTTACATAGTTAcatattaaagaaaaattaaatattttagaaaataagtaAAGGAAGGACAAAACTAATTGGTTGGTAATAGTAAGTTGTAAGTTTATAactagtaaataaattaaatcattTGTTTAGTTACGAATTTGCAACAGAAAGTGCAGATTGCTCATTACCGAAAGAAATTGACTGATTAAACAAACTATCAATCCTCAATAATGAAAATTTTGCACCAAACCCAAGATAGGGTATAATGTTTCTCGCCTCTGATTCAGTTAGCAAGAAGTTTTACAACAAAAAATTTCTTGGACGTATCTATGACTGGTTTGAGTGATCTTAGTGAAATGAGGTTCATAACAGTACGATCAATGGAGAGGATCTGATCACTGATCAGTGGAGTGAATTTGCATGTGAAGGCTATGTAATCAACTCATTAATAAAACAACATTAATGTTACCAACTCATTAGTTGGGGACACATTCTTTTTTTCACGAGCCGCTCCCCCCTTTCTCTTCAAAAGTCACAGTTTCGCCGCCAAACTTCTCCGGCGGTCGCCGCCTCCGTCGTGCGGTCGCCGGACCTTGCCTAATCTCCCGTTTCGTCCATAACCGTTTCTCTCCTCGTTATCTCCGTGTTCTTCGGCGAGGGCGAAACTTGGTGGTGTCTCAGATCTGGTTTCTCCGACTATAGATCTAGGGTTTTCGACGGAGGAGGTCGCTAGAGGACGGCTTCTTCTTCTGTCGTGTGCAACCCAGGTTTGGAAATCGGAGCTTCCAGCGTTTTTGTCGAGATCCAGCCAAGCTTCGTTGAGATGGAGGCGCGTGCAGCGTCGGGGAGCTCCTCGTCGGTCTCGTTTCACCTCCGGCGTGGCGTCTGGTGGTGGGTGCGGCTGCGTGTGGAGCTGGGGTTCTCGGATTCGCTGGTTCATGGTTTTGAGTGTGAGTTTGAGGCCTTATCTTGCTTGTCTCGAGTTCTCTCTATTGGGTTTGAGGCGTCTCCGTCGTGTTCTCTGATGGTGGCTGCGCGGGGGTTGTTGGTGACTGGTGGAGACGTCTGTCTGTTCTCTGACCTCCCCTGTGGCTCGCGTAGTAGTGTGTGGGTTCCCGTGTGTTCCCTTCACCGCTCAGATCTTATGGCGTCAACTGTGTGGCCTGCTCCGTAGCCATCTTCTTCTCAAATAATCTCAGCAGCTTTGTTTTGTGGCTAGGCAGTGTCTTCCGGCTGGTCTTTTACTTGGAGTAATAGCTAGGCAGCGGCTCATTTGCGTGGTGTCGGTTTTGTCTCCTCCGGAGGAGTTGTGCGTTTACCGATCCATATTCTCTTCGGGTTTGTGGTTAAATGGGTGTAGACGGTCCTGGTGGAATGCAATGGAGGCGGTAATCTTCGGCGCAAACTACTGAACGACGGCATCGTCGGTCTTCGACTCTTCCTCGTACCGCTGGTGGTTTCTTTTATCAAGCTTGCTCTGGGTCTGTGGTTGGATTCTTTGCTTTAGTTCGTTCTGGGTTATTGGTTGGAAGCTGTAAGAGCCGTAGTATTCAGGGTTTGAGGGCGCCCTTCTCTCGGTAGCTCGCGGCAACTAATCGGTGATATCATCTAGTTCTAGAGTTGTAAGGTCTGTCCGCGCCTCGCTATTACTCCGTTTGAATGCTTGTGCTGCTTTGTTGTTTGGTCCGGTCCTTTGTTGCTGTCGGTAGTGTTCTTGTGTGGtgttgttgtttattttttctgCTACTAGTCATCTATTGTAACTTCtgtcaaaaaattgaaaaccgataataatattttaacatttttaccaaaaaaaaaactcattagtTGGGTGCATGTGCCCCCAAACatttactaaaattaatatttttttactattttttcaagTGCACCCACAGTAATTTGGAATATACATCTACTTGAAAACTAGATAAATtcatttaacaaaataaatgtaacttaAGTACCCATTCAAGAAACCAATGAAGATGGTAAGCTATACTGCTGACGTTGTCTTTTGTATAAGTTATATCATTTGAGTTTGAGGACAAACTGGATCTTCGAAAGCTGGATCTTAATATGATCAATCATATGAGTCAATCATATGAGTTTGTGATAGACCTTTTGAAAGGGAAGTGCTAAGCTGGCTCAGAcatgaaaagaagaagagaagatgcaATTAGTAGACTTGTGAAGAAAGACTAAGACTTGTATAGAAAAGAGGTTATATTGAGAGAATTATGCATAGGTGTATGACTGTATGAGGGAtattaggagagagagagagagatagaaattCTTGTCAAACCCTCTGTTTCTATACTGTGATCGGTGTTGATCAATATGTTGTGTTGTTCTTGCCATATACATGCAAACACACCAAAATAAGGAAACATCTTGGTTGTTAGATTTTTTGCTTTTATACGGGAAAATTGGATCATATCAGCCTAAACATTTGGATATTTTAAACTTTTGGATGGCTGTTTTCAGGTTCCTATGAACTTGTAACCTAGAAATTGACAAATTGTCTGTTTTCTTATTGTTATTTACTATACTAACTTTAGCAATGTAAAAGTTGTTTGGGAAGATGTGTGTTGTTGAAATATAAGGGTGGCTCGGATTTGAAATCTCGGAAAGAAGCAAATGATGTTTTCagtcaaaaaaaagaagaagaagcaaatgaTGCTTGTTGTTTAAAGTTGATATAGAAATTAATATCACATATCTTTCGTGGGTGTAGTTGATCAGAATATACTTGCTCAAGCTTGATTTGATGTGGTTAATACAAGATAATGGGAGCTTAAGATCATGCATGTGGAAAAAAGGTACTGAGAAAGGGGCGATTAAgcgtttttataaataactaatgtcgcataaactatttttttaaaacattaataaaaactGTTATAtcactaaattaatttttatgttgGCCATCTTTGAGAAAATTCAGGTTGGGCCATAGCCCAGTTTCCTATTTTTCGGACTATACCACTGATATTGTGCAACCCCTAAAATAGAAAGAAATAGCTAGATACCATAGTAGCCATAGGCAATCTTATAAATTAAAAGTCAGAAAAACACAACAATATCACTTTCATGGTGACATGTGTCGATGCACATGCAAATTTGAAATTCCTGATGGTCTAGTCTCACCTACTTTAATAGTCTAGAGATATCCATTTCCAAAACCTTTAGGAAATCAATTATATACCAATCAGATAATAGAAACAAATAATTACGTAATTGACTAAATCCTTTTTAAAAGTAAGCATTTCGGAcccacgaaaaaaaaaaacactcttcCTCGCCAGCGACGCCTTTCACGTTTCCGTTTCCGTTTCACCAAACGCAACATAACATAATAATACGAAACTTGCTTGATCCATCGAGAGATTCGCAGTGATGGCGTTTTGGAGGCTGAGCTCTGGAGACGCCACGGGATTCAAGTTCCTCTTCTCAATCGCTTCCCTCTACGCTCTAATGGTGGCGATTGCTTACTGCGTCCTCCATATGAAACACATCTCCCCGCTCCCCTTCGACGCGCCTCTAGATCGATTCTCCGAAGCCCGAGCCGTCGAACACATCCGCGTCTTGGCGGACGAGATCGACGGTCGTCAGGTGATTCGGCGTCGTTTCATCTCTCTCACGCTATCTCCTTTTCTGATAATCCTTAATTGGTTTTGTTAGGAGGGACGACCTGGGCTTAGAGAAGCTGCAACGTACATAAAATCTCAGTTAGAGATGGTGAAGGAGAGAGCTGGGCCTAATCTAAGGTGACTGAATCAGAGATATCACGAGTTGTTTAATGAAGATTTGTCACTTCACATGCACTCAATAAATAGAATATTAATTGGTTTCAGCATATCAAAAAGaatgttcttttatttatttatctgaGATGAACAATTGAATGCTTGTTGTTGTGTAGAGTTGAGGTGGAGGAGACGCAGGTGGATGGCTCCTTTAGCATGATGTTTCTTGGCCACAACATTTCACTTGGTTACAGAAACCATACTAATATACTTATGcggtattatttttttaacccCCCCAAAGTATTCTTCTTTACTATTGAATTTTGTTCTAGCCAAAATTGCAGTTACCGTTTGCTGGTAAAGGCAATCTAtgtacagtttttttttttttgggttctttAGTCTGACTGAGAATGTTGAGGAAATCAAGGTCTATTGTGTTAGACTTTCTGGTTTGTATTTATTGTTCAGGAGACTTTAGGCCTTCCTTGTTTGTGTTACTATTTTATTCAGTCATCAATAGTCTGCAACATTGAATAGTTGTGTCCCCACTTATTAATGCTTAAGCATTTGACCAATTTTTGAACTCCTTGCAGTATTTCGTCGATGCATTCTCTTGACACGGATGCATCTGTATTGATGAATGCACATTTTGACAGTCCTGTCAACTCCCCTGGAGCTGGTGACTGTGCGTCATGTGTAGGTGCGTTTGGTACATTTCTTTAGTTCTAGGCCAATATATCATGGTTGTGtgtttttttctgtttgcaGCATCACTGCTTGAAGTAGCTAGACTGGTAGTAGATTCAGGCTGGGCCCCGCCTCAACCTATAATTTTTCTCTTCAACGGTGCTGAAGAGCTTTTTATGCTGGTAATACATTTATGGTGCTTAGTACTGTTTCAAATGGgatattgttttatttggtaAATAGGATGAAGTTTATAGTATAGTCAAGGTGCTGAAATTAAGCTAATACTTTGCATGGTTGTGTGGCTTTTTGTCGTTTGTTTAGGGCTCACACGGCTTCATGACGCAGCATAAGCTGAAAGACACCATTGGAGCTTTTGTAAACGTGGAAGCTTCTGGGACAGGGGGTATTGGTAAGATCTGATCTATGTTTTATGAGTATTCCCTAAGACATGTCTGTGAAAGTATTAATGAATAATGCCTTTTTACTTATGGCAAGTTCCTTTCCCTGCTAATCTATTCCGCTACATGAAAATGATGTTCTTAAGTTTGATCTTCTCTTTAGCTTCTGTGATGACTGAAACAAAAAAAGCTTATCTTTAAACATGTGTCTAGACCACTGCCTTGAACATGTAGAAAAACTTCTCTTACAACATCCTGTCTCTAGAAATTTATGCATACACATTCGTTATCCTTTAGACACTAGGAAATATGTGTATCAGGTTTATTTGTGATAGTATCAAGTCTTTGCTTGTCAGTGAGTaattgttttgaagtttttattGTGCTAATTGCTCGTACATTTGACTTGATGTTGATGGTTGACAGATCTGGTCTGCCAATCAGGACCTGGATCGTGGCCTTCCAATGTCTACTCTCAAGCAGCAACGCATCCAATGGCGCAGAGTTCTGCACAGGTCTCTCTCTCCCACTCTTTTGCCCTATGATAGACATGCACGCTCACACACAAATctgctctttttttttccaagtgATAGTCGGTTCAGTGATATACTGTGTCCTACCATTTTGTTTCGTGTTCATCTGCATCACTGACTGTAAGTTGTTCTGTGAAATTTCCCAGGATGTTTTCCCTGTAATTCCCGGAGACACCGATTACAGAATGTTTGCAGAAGATTATGGCGACATTCCCGGGCTAGACATTATCTTTCTTCGAGGCGGTTACTACTACCATACTTCCTTTGATACAGTTGACAGAATATTGTATGCATCATTTtggtatatataattatggttGTACTTTTCCTTACTATCGTTTATTATTTAGTACCCCTCGTTTCACAGACTATCTTTAAACCAGACCTGGAAGCATGCAAGCACGTGGAGAAAACTTAATCAGTATACTTAAAGCCTTCACGAGTTCTTCTAAGCTGAAGGTTGCTAGTGAAAGAAAGTCGCTTGACATGGATGCTAACAGGGACATGGTTGAAAGAGCTGTTTTCTTTGATTACTTAACACTGTTCATGGTGGGTGCTTTTGActctgttcatcatttttttatagCTTGTTTACAGTCTCTTGACAAGCTGAAATCACGAAATCTATCAGGTGTATTATCCAAGAAGAGTGGCCATGGTACTGCACAACATTCCAGCCGCGTTGTTCTTTCTTGCGCCTTTCTTCTTGTATATGCGGGACCCTGGTATACACCCTTTGTTACCCGTCTTCTGGGCTTTTTTGAAAGGTAAAAATATGCAATcgtatattttcttaatcttttatttatttattatatactccTTCCTCCTTGTGAGGTGTTTCGGAGATTCAACATTTTTAACCGTTGCCTGATAGGATTTATACAACATACCGCTGGGATTTTACTTGGTGTCATATTCCCAGTTCTCTTTTCAGTCGTCAGATTGTTCTTTGCTTATCCCATGAGCTGGTTGGTTTTATATCCCTTTTTAATGCTAAATTAAGGTGTCTAGAATGTTGATATTTATTGGTAGGGGAGACTTACTATACTTGTTCTGGAAATGCAGGTTTGCTCATTTATACTTAGCTTTCCTGATGTTCATCCCCTGCTCATTTTTTGGTCTTTTACTTCCAAGAACTATTTATGATCGTGTCTCACATTGTCAAGGTGTTTCATCTAAGAAGATTATGAAAGTTGTAAAGTCCTTATTCTTCCTCTTGGCTCACTCGCATCCCTGTCTATTactagaaaataattttcagctaTGATCTTGCAGGAAACATCTGATGAAGCAAGGTTTTGGGGAGCATTTGGGCTCTACGCTTTTGTAACATCGGTATGCACTTTTGTTTGATCATCTTAGTTTACCTTTTACCTCAAAGTTCTGTTTCTTGTTAGGCTGATCCATGAGTAATTGGATAAACGTTTTCAGGCATATTTCTTCGCTGGATTAAATGGAGGATTCATGACATTTGTAATCTGCATTTCTATGCTACTGGGGTGGATTGCTTTCTATGTATCTGTCAAGTCCTATGGCCATGATTCAATCAAGTAAGACTTCTAGTCTTTCAGTGAACTATGAGTGTTGTGCTAACATTATCTAACCTTTGTGACGTTGAGGATAAATTTAACTTGAAATTCTTTTGATAATCCCACTTCTGATAATTtataaacttgatttaaacatCAGTCGAGACTTCCACCTCTGATAATTCTTCTTGGTATATGTTTTCTAGACGACATATCTTTCTTTTAAACTCTTGTATGATAAAAGTTCATCTCATCCAGGTCTCCCATGTTTTATGTGATAGCCCTTGTTCCATGCCTTCTGTATTCTGTCTATTTTAGTGGCATTCTTGCACTACTTCTGATTGAGAAGACAGGAATGATGGGAGCAGTTCCACCACCTTATGGTTAGTTTTCACTGAACTCGATTCTTTCCGAAAGCATCTCTGGTTTCAGCTTATCGATTCACGGCATTTGAGAAGGCCTGTTGCAATTGCAAGTCAGTGCTAAGATAATTTCTGTACACGATCTCGCTTTGCAGGTTTTTATCTTGCAGATGTAGCAGTAGCTGCGGTAACTGGAATTGTCACTGGCTTGTGTGTGGGCCCAATAATACCAATTTGTGGTCGTTGGCTAGCCAAAGCTTCGATCTTGAAATTCCTGCTGCATTTCACTGTGGTTATGTTGGCGGTATCATCACAGCTCTTTCCTTATAGCAAAGATGCACCGAAGAGAGTTATACTGCAACACACATTCTTCTCTGCGGGTAGCCCTTTACTCACCCAATAAGGATCTGCTATCCTTTTTTGGCGTTATTGATGTAAACCTTCTCTTACTGAATCGaagtaaattttctaaatgtgCCTTATATAGGTGGAAATGAAATCACAGGTTCAAGTTACGATTTAGCCGTCATTGATTCAAATTCAATGGAGTTCGTTTTTAAACATGCTCCGGAGGTGGCAGAGAAACTTCATGCCGGCCCTTCTTTTTCATTGGGAAACGCTGAAGTGTCTCCTCAAGAAGCTTGGCTGGTACGTTAGTTAGACTCCCTCCTCTCTTACGTACTGTAGACAGGATAGTAAGGTGTATTCAGCTTGGAGTTAAAGAATTGAATGGTATCTGCAGGCACTTTTCCCTATTTCTTGTGTAGTAACAACAAACGGGAGGTTCCCTGCCAAAGCCAACC comes from the Brassica napus cultivar Da-Ae chromosome A7, Da-Ae, whole genome shotgun sequence genome and includes:
- the LOC106353936 gene encoding endoplasmic reticulum metallopeptidase 1 isoform X2 → MAFWRLSSGDATGFKFLFSIASLYALMVAIAYCVLHMKHISPLPFDAPLDRFSEARAVEHIRVLADEIDGRQEGRPGLREAATYIKSQLEMVKERAGPNLRVEVEETQVDGSFSMMFLGHNISLGYRNHTNILMRISSMHSLDTDASVLMNAHFDSPVNSPGAGDCASCVASLLEVARLVVDSGWAPPQPIIFLFNGAEELFMLGSHGFMTQHKLKDTIGAFVNVEASGTGGIDLVCQSGPGSWPSNVYSQAATHPMAQSSAQDVFPVIPGDTDYRMFAEDYGDIPGLDIIFLRGGYYYHTSFDTVDRILPGSMQARGENLISILKAFTSSSKLKVASERKSLDMDANRDMVERAVFFDYLTLFMVYYPRRVAMVLHNIPAALFFLAPFFLYMRDPGIHPLLPVFWAFLKGFIQHTAGILLGVIFPVLFSVVRLFFAYPMSWFAHLYLAFLMFIPCSFFGLLLPRTIYDRVSHCQGVSSKKIMKETSDEARFWGAFGLYAFVTSAYFFAGLNGGFMTFVICISMLLGWIAFYVSVKSYGHDSIKSPMFYVIALVPCLLYSVYFSGILALLLIEKTGMMGAVPPPYGFYLADVAVAAVTGIVTGLCVGPIIPICGRWLAKASILKFLLHFTVVMLAVSSQLFPYSKDAPKRVILQHTFFSAGGNEITGSSYDLAVIDSNSMEFVFKHAPEVAEKLHAGPSFSLGNAEVSPQEAWLALFPISCVVTTNGRFPAKANQILERYSQLPHLKTHKPPTTFDNGTRRVHLELSLGSLEEIWVSVLNVTGPLSRWSFADGKPPAPELPSGGPPSYILRLSGNSSEKWIFWLEANSKEELRVDLAVLDQRVDEETRHLKSLFPGWSDVIAYSSFLSTYSF
- the LOC106353935 gene encoding meiosis-specific protein ASY1-like, whose translation is MVMAQKLKEAEITEQDSLLLTRNLLRIAIFNISYIRGLFPENYFNDKSVPALDMKIKKLLPIDPESRRLIDWMEKGVYDALQKKYLKTLMFCICESVEGPMIEEYSFNFSYSDSDSQDVRMNISRTGTKKHGGTFNSTADITQNQMRSSACKMVRTLVQLMRTLDKMPDKRTIVMKLMYYDDITPPDYEPPFFRGCTEEEAQHVWTKDPLRMEVGNVNSKHLVLTLKVKSVLDPCADENDDMQDDGKSTGPNSVHDEQPSDSDSEISQTKETQFLLAPVEKQEDDDGEVDEDDTQDPVESQQQLERVKDWINSRHLDTLELTDVLANFPDISIALTEEIMDQLEKEGVLSKTGKETYTINREKTPRSEFIFVKDEDDGKTASKDEKSIAPEDYMYMKALYHSLPMQYVTITKLHNMLDGEANQTKVRKLIDRMIQEGYVEDSSNRRLGKRVIHSVFTENKLNEIRKVLATNDDMDVDVDETVNKTNGQDAKLTPDVSTRGGIHSIGSDLTRTKGRSAMQQNGSVLSEQTISKANNTPMSSNAQPVASRESFAVKGMAAKICTDAGTDSSQASQDKRYRKTSTVRDPILQYSKRQKSQAN
- the LOC106353936 gene encoding endoplasmic reticulum metallopeptidase 1 isoform X1; this encodes MAFWRLSSGDATGFKFLFSIASLYALMVAIAYCVLHMKHISPLPFDAPLDRFSEARAVEHIRVLADEIDGRQEGRPGLREAATYIKSQLEMVKERAGPNLRVEVEETQVDGSFSMMFLGHNISLGYRNHTNILMRISSMHSLDTDASVLMNAHFDSPVNSPGAGDCASCVASLLEVARLVVDSGWAPPQPIIFLFNGAEELFMLGSHGFMTQHKLKDTIGAFVNVEASGTGGIDLVCQSGPGSWPSNVYSQAATHPMAQSSAQDVFPVIPGDTDYRMFAEDYGDIPGLDIIFLRGGYYYHTSFDTVDRILPGSMQARGENLISILKAFTSSSKLKVASERKSLDMDANRDMVERAVFFDYLTLFMVYYPRRVAMVLHNIPAALFFLAPFFLYMRDPGIHPLLPVFWAFLKGFIQHTAGILLGVIFPVLFSVVRLFFAYPMSWFAHLYLAFLMFIPCSFFGLLLPRTIYDRVSHCQGVSSKKIMKVETSDEARFWGAFGLYAFVTSAYFFAGLNGGFMTFVICISMLLGWIAFYVSVKSYGHDSIKSPMFYVIALVPCLLYSVYFSGILALLLIEKTGMMGAVPPPYGFYLADVAVAAVTGIVTGLCVGPIIPICGRWLAKASILKFLLHFTVVMLAVSSQLFPYSKDAPKRVILQHTFFSAGGNEITGSSYDLAVIDSNSMEFVFKHAPEVAEKLHAGPSFSLGNAEVSPQEAWLALFPISCVVTTNGRFPAKANQILERYSQLPHLKTHKPPTTFDNGTRRVHLELSLGSLEEIWVSVLNVTGPLSRWSFADGKPPAPELPSGGPPSYILRLSGNSSEKWIFWLEANSKEELRVDLAVLDQRVDEETRHLKSLFPGWSDVIAYSSFLSTYSF